The Mustela erminea isolate mMusErm1 chromosome 6, mMusErm1.Pri, whole genome shotgun sequence genome includes a region encoding these proteins:
- the VAMP1 gene encoding vesicle-associated membrane protein 1 isoform X2 produces the protein MDPSTATEMSAPAQPPTEGAEGTAPGGGPPGPPPNTTSNRRLQQTQAQVEEVVDIMRVNVDKVLKRDEILSQLDDRADALQVGASRFETSAAKLKRKYWWKDCKMMIMLGAICAIIVVVIVIYFFT, from the exons ATGGATCCCTCAACAGCCACAGAAAT gTCTGCTCCAGCTCAGCCTCCCACTGAAGGGGCAGAAGGGACTGCCCCAGGAGGGGGCCCCCCTGGCCCTCCTCCTAATACGACCAGTAACAGACGACTACAGCAAACCCAGGCACAAGTGGAGGAA GTGGTGGACATCATGCGTGTGAATGTGGACAAGGTCCTGAAGAGAGATGAGATACTGTCACAGTTAGATGACCGAGCTGACGCCTTGCAAGTGGGAGCGTCACGGTTTGAGACCAGTGCTGCCAAGCTAAAGAGGAAGTATTGGTGGAAAGACTGCAAG ATGATGATCATGCTGGGAGCTATCTGTGCCATCATCGTGGTAGTTATTGTAA TCTACTTTTTTACTTGA
- the TAPBPL gene encoding tapasin-related protein isoform X2: MGTEEKWCLLLCLVLSRVAADPERQSRAVDVVLDCFLVEEGRQLGGFASSRNMVKALLVLRQVPMLDDSSLEGLTDFQGGTLAEDKPPVTFEASVNLVQIPQAEALLHADCNGKEVTCEISHYFLQATENAAWFITNVQVSGGGPSVSMVMKTPRDVENGAVLHPTLNLPLSSQGMIQTAVELQVTTQTPSLNVLLGSSASLPCGFSMAPGLDLTHVEWRLHHKGNGELVYSWTRGLRQAKRKGAALQPEQLLVAGDASLALPSLTLKDEGTYICQITTSLYQAQQIIQVHVQASPKVQLSLENKTLPATLICSITGYYPLDMTVTWSREEPGGAPVPVSGASFSSLRQSAAGTYSISSFLTVEPGPAGITYTCQVTHSSLEQPLGASTQILPPEQKTAFGVLMASSLFLLALLFLGLQRRQATSPRSAKTLRPSG; encoded by the exons ATGGGCACGGAGGAGAAATGGTGCCTGCTGCTGTGCTTGGTTCTGTCCAGGGTGGCAGCAGACCCAG AAAGGCAGTCGCGGGCAGTGGATGTGGTCCTAGACTGCTTCCTGGTGGAGGAAGGTAGGCAGCTTGGAGGTTTTGCCAGCAGTAGGAACATGGTGAAGGCCTTGCTCGTGCTGAGGCAGGTACCAATGCTGGATGACAGCTCCCTAGAAGGCCTTACCGACTTCCAAGGGGGCACGCTGGCTGAAGACAAACCACCTGTTACCTTCGAGGCCTCAG TGAACTTGGTACAGATTCCCCAGGCCGAGGCCTTGCTCCATGCTGACTGCAATGGGAAGGAGGTGACTTGTGAGATCTCCCACTATTTTCTCCAGGCCACTGAGAACGCAGCTTGGTTCATCACCAACGTGCAGGTATCTGGAGGAGGACCTAGTGTCTCCATGGTGATGAAGACTCCcagggatgtggagaatggggctGTGTTGCACCCCACACTGAACCTGCCCTTGAGTTCCCAGGGGATGATACAAACTGCAG TGGAGCTCCAAGTGACAACACAGACCCCATCCCTGAATGTCCTGCTGGGGTCCTCAGCCTCCCTGCCCTGTGGCTTCTCCATGGCACCGGGCTTGGACCTGACCCATGTGGAGTGGCGGCTGCACCATAAGGGCAACGGCGAGCTGGTGTACAGCTGGACCAGGGGGCTGCGGCAGGCCAAGCGCAAGGGCGCTGCGCTGCAGCCTGAGCAGCTACTTGTGGCTGGGGACGCCTCCCTTGCCCTGCCTAGCCTCACCCTGAAGGACGAGGGGACCTACATTTGTCAGATCACCACCTCTCTGTACCAAGCTCAACAAATCATCCAGGTCCATGTCCAAG CTTCCCCCAAAGTACAACTCAGCTTGGAGAACAAAACTCTGCCAGCCACCCTCATCTGCAGCATCACTGGCTATTATCCTTTGGACATGACTGTGACGTGGAGCCGAGAGGAGCCAGGTGGAGCCCCGGTCCCAGTCTCTGGCGCCTCCTTCTCCAGCCTCCGGCAAAGCGCAGCGGGCACCTACAGCATTTCCTCCTTCCTGACCGTAGAACCTGGCCCTGCAGGCATCACTTACACCTGCCAGGTCACCCACAGCTCCCTGGAGCAGCCCCTGGGGGCCAGCACCCAGATCCTCCCACCAG AGCAGAAAACAGCCTTTGGAGTCCTTATGGCCAGCAGCCTCTTCCTTCTGGCACTGCTGTTCCTGGGGCTTCAGAGACGGCAAG CTACCTCACCAAGATCTGCCAAGACTCTGAGGCCCTCTGGGTAA
- the TAPBPL gene encoding tapasin-related protein isoform X1: MGTEEKWCLLLCLVLSRVAADPAERQSRAVDVVLDCFLVEEGRQLGGFASSRNMVKALLVLRQVPMLDDSSLEGLTDFQGGTLAEDKPPVTFEASVNLVQIPQAEALLHADCNGKEVTCEISHYFLQATENAAWFITNVQVSGGGPSVSMVMKTPRDVENGAVLHPTLNLPLSSQGMIQTAVELQVTTQTPSLNVLLGSSASLPCGFSMAPGLDLTHVEWRLHHKGNGELVYSWTRGLRQAKRKGAALQPEQLLVAGDASLALPSLTLKDEGTYICQITTSLYQAQQIIQVHVQASPKVQLSLENKTLPATLICSITGYYPLDMTVTWSREEPGGAPVPVSGASFSSLRQSAAGTYSISSFLTVEPGPAGITYTCQVTHSSLEQPLGASTQILPPEQKTAFGVLMASSLFLLALLFLGLQRRQATSPRSAKTLRPSG; the protein is encoded by the exons ATGGGCACGGAGGAGAAATGGTGCCTGCTGCTGTGCTTGGTTCTGTCCAGGGTGGCAGCAGACCCAG CAGAAAGGCAGTCGCGGGCAGTGGATGTGGTCCTAGACTGCTTCCTGGTGGAGGAAGGTAGGCAGCTTGGAGGTTTTGCCAGCAGTAGGAACATGGTGAAGGCCTTGCTCGTGCTGAGGCAGGTACCAATGCTGGATGACAGCTCCCTAGAAGGCCTTACCGACTTCCAAGGGGGCACGCTGGCTGAAGACAAACCACCTGTTACCTTCGAGGCCTCAG TGAACTTGGTACAGATTCCCCAGGCCGAGGCCTTGCTCCATGCTGACTGCAATGGGAAGGAGGTGACTTGTGAGATCTCCCACTATTTTCTCCAGGCCACTGAGAACGCAGCTTGGTTCATCACCAACGTGCAGGTATCTGGAGGAGGACCTAGTGTCTCCATGGTGATGAAGACTCCcagggatgtggagaatggggctGTGTTGCACCCCACACTGAACCTGCCCTTGAGTTCCCAGGGGATGATACAAACTGCAG TGGAGCTCCAAGTGACAACACAGACCCCATCCCTGAATGTCCTGCTGGGGTCCTCAGCCTCCCTGCCCTGTGGCTTCTCCATGGCACCGGGCTTGGACCTGACCCATGTGGAGTGGCGGCTGCACCATAAGGGCAACGGCGAGCTGGTGTACAGCTGGACCAGGGGGCTGCGGCAGGCCAAGCGCAAGGGCGCTGCGCTGCAGCCTGAGCAGCTACTTGTGGCTGGGGACGCCTCCCTTGCCCTGCCTAGCCTCACCCTGAAGGACGAGGGGACCTACATTTGTCAGATCACCACCTCTCTGTACCAAGCTCAACAAATCATCCAGGTCCATGTCCAAG CTTCCCCCAAAGTACAACTCAGCTTGGAGAACAAAACTCTGCCAGCCACCCTCATCTGCAGCATCACTGGCTATTATCCTTTGGACATGACTGTGACGTGGAGCCGAGAGGAGCCAGGTGGAGCCCCGGTCCCAGTCTCTGGCGCCTCCTTCTCCAGCCTCCGGCAAAGCGCAGCGGGCACCTACAGCATTTCCTCCTTCCTGACCGTAGAACCTGGCCCTGCAGGCATCACTTACACCTGCCAGGTCACCCACAGCTCCCTGGAGCAGCCCCTGGGGGCCAGCACCCAGATCCTCCCACCAG AGCAGAAAACAGCCTTTGGAGTCCTTATGGCCAGCAGCCTCTTCCTTCTGGCACTGCTGTTCCTGGGGCTTCAGAGACGGCAAG CTACCTCACCAAGATCTGCCAAGACTCTGAGGCCCTCTGGGTAA
- the CD27 gene encoding CD27 antigen isoform X1, which produces MAQAPPCWLWILGTLAGLSATPAPKPCPEKHYLVQGELCCQMCKPGTFLMKDCDKHGLLIRNCTLTANAQCACPKGWQCRDKECTECDPPSNPLLTQPRPSWAPDPHPHPHPHPTHLPYAKTQRPLCSSDCIRVSVILSGMFLAFTVMGPLFFHQQRKCRLNKEESPVVPAEACLYSCPREEEGGAIPIQEDYRKPEPASYS; this is translated from the exons ATGGCCCAGGCACCTCCCTGCTGGCTGTGGATTCTAGGGACCCTGGCGGGGCTCTCAGCGACCCCAGCCCCCAAGCCCTGTCCAGAGAAGCACTACCTGGTCCAAGGAGAGCTGTGCTGCCAGATGTGCAAGCCAG GGACTTTCCTCATGAAGGACTGTGACAAGCATG GTCTTCTCATTCGAAACTGTACCCTCACCGCAAATGCACAGTGTGCCTGCCCCAAGGGCTGGCAGTGCAGGGACAAGGAGTGTACAGAGTGTGACCCTCCTTCAAACCCTTTGCTGACACAGCCTCGACCGTCTTGGGCCCCggacccacacccacacccacacccacaccccacccACTTACCTTACGCCAAAA CCCAAAGGCCCCTGTGCAGCTCAGATTGCATCCGcgtctctgtcattctctctggGATGTTTCTTGCTTTCACCGTGATGGGACCCCTGTTCTTCCATCAACAAAGAAAATGCAGACTAA ACAAAGAAGAAAGCCCAGTGGTGCCGGCTGAGGCTTGCCTATACAGCTGCCCCAGGGAGGAAGAGGGCGGCGCCATCCCCATTCAGGAAGATTACCGAAAACCAGAACCTGCTTCCTACTCCTGA
- the CD27 gene encoding CD27 antigen isoform X2, translating to MAQAPPCWLWILGTLAGLSATPAPKPCPEKHYLVQGELCCQMCKPGTFLMKDCDKHGESAQCDPCIQGASFSPDHHSRRHCESCRHCNSGLLIRNCTLTANAQCACPKGWQCRDKECTECDPPSNPLLTQPRPSWAPDPHPHPHPHPTHLPYAKRMQEPRTVLQVQTLADFRRLPATALSTHWPAQRPLCSSDCIRVSVILSGMFLAFTVMGPLFFHQQRKCRLNKEESPVVPAEACLYSCPREEEGGAIPIQEDYRKPEPASYS from the exons ATGGCCCAGGCACCTCCCTGCTGGCTGTGGATTCTAGGGACCCTGGCGGGGCTCTCAGCGACCCCAGCCCCCAAGCCCTGTCCAGAGAAGCACTACCTGGTCCAAGGAGAGCTGTGCTGCCAGATGTGCAAGCCAG GGACTTTCCTCATGAAGGACTGTGACAAGCATGGTGAGTCTGCTCAGTGTGACCCGTGCATCCAGGGGGCCTCCTTCTCACCAGACCACCATTCCCGGCGCCACTGTGAGAGCTGTCGGCATTGTAACTCTG GTCTTCTCATTCGAAACTGTACCCTCACCGCAAATGCACAGTGTGCCTGCCCCAAGGGCTGGCAGTGCAGGGACAAGGAGTGTACAGAGTGTGACCCTCCTTCAAACCCTTTGCTGACACAGCCTCGACCGTCTTGGGCCCCggacccacacccacacccacacccacaccccacccACTTACCTTACGCCAAAA GGATGCAGGAGCCCAGGACAGTTCTGCAGGTGCAGACGCTGGCTGACTTCAGGAGGCTGCCTGCCACAGCCCTCTCAACCCATTGGC CAGCCCAAAGGCCCCTGTGCAGCTCAGATTGCATCCGcgtctctgtcattctctctggGATGTTTCTTGCTTTCACCGTGATGGGACCCCTGTTCTTCCATCAACAAAGAAAATGCAGACTAA ACAAAGAAGAAAGCCCAGTGGTGCCGGCTGAGGCTTGCCTATACAGCTGCCCCAGGGAGGAAGAGGGCGGCGCCATCCCCATTCAGGAAGATTACCGAAAACCAGAACCTGCTTCCTACTCCTGA